The Toxorhynchites rutilus septentrionalis strain SRP chromosome 3, ASM2978413v1, whole genome shotgun sequence genome includes a region encoding these proteins:
- the LOC129779233 gene encoding protein peste produces the protein MHFKECCNRRCILTSGGVILVAFGIFLTFCFHAVFRDILYEQLKLRPTSRGYDAWVSPPFPLSMDVYFFNWTNPEDLWNHTSKPILEELGPYRFTERPEKVDIEWHDRNATVSYRKKSVYFFDEEGSNGSLDDVISSINVVALSAAHRARSWNYVKQKGVSMGLNLYNQKVYVAKTAGELLFDGYEDDMVLMGKQLFDASEVPFDRVGWFYTRNNSADLIGHYNVHTGVDDIAKIGSMAEWNYKPRTDFFADHCGMLNGSAGEFYTPNLSKDVPIQLFTPDMCRSLPLDFEREEEVAGIRGYKYAGGPRTVDNGTMYPETACFSAGEIVPSGVLNISACRFGTPVFMSFPHYYGADEYYLKQVEGLSPDKSKHQFYMTMEPTTGIPLEVAARFQLNILIEPHPNIALYEGVKRVFLPVLWFEQHVTMKPEFVGEIGHALSIPTTGRICGVVMLILGITMIVWTPADRMLSRRKRRDIVKDTSTDKALLQQNLSKAAILLPEKEKKESVTIIEAHPLIDHKPVKLVSENGTARM, from the exons ATGCATTTCAAAGAATGTTGCAACCGTCGGTGTATACTCACGTCCGGCGGTGTTATTTTAGTGGCTTTCGGGATCTTCTTGACATTCTGCTTCCACGCTGTGTTCCGGGACATATTGTATGAG CAATTGAAACTTCGTCCGACATCTCGGGGTTACGATGCGTGGGTAAGTCCGCCGTTTCCGCTGTCGATGGATGTGTACTTTTTCAACTGGACAAATCCAGAGGATCTGTGGAACCACACCAGTAAACCGATTCTGGAGGAGTTGGGACCGTACCGGTTCACGGAGCGACCGGAAAAGGTCGACATTGAGTGGCACGATCGCAATGCGACGGTTAGCTACCGGAAGAAAAGTGTTTACTTCTTCGACGAGGAAGGAAGCAACGGCTCGCTAGACGATGTGATTAGCAGCATCAATGTAGTAGCGCTG TCAGCTGCACATCGGGCCCGCAGTTGGAACTATGTCAAGCAGAAAGGTGTCTCGATGGGTCTCAACCTTTACAACCAGAAGGTGTACGTTGCCAAAACAGCTGGCGAACTGCTGTTCGACGGATACGAAGATGATATGGTGCTAATGGGCAAACAGCTGTTCGATGCCAGTGAAGTTCCCTTCGATCGTGTTGGTTGGTTCTACACG CGCAATAACTCAGCCGATCTAATTGGCCATTATAACGTTCACACCGGTGTGGACGACATTGCTAAAATTGGATCGATGGCCGAGTGGAACTACAAACCACGGACGGACTTCTTCGCTGACCACTGTGGAATGCTGAATGGATCCGCCGGCGAGTTTTATACACCCAATCTAAGCAAAGACGTCCCTATCCAACTCTTCACGCCCGATATGTGTCGCAGTTTGCCTTTGGATTTTGAGCGAGAAGAAGAAGTCGCCGGAATCCGAGGATACAAGTATGCTGGCGGTCCTCGAACGGTTGATAATGGAACGATGTATCCGGAAACGGCTTGCTTTAGCGCGGGTGAAATAGTTCCTTCTGGAGTACTGAATATATCTGCCTGTCGCTTCGGAACGCCTGTGTTTATGTCATTTCCTCATTACTACGGTGCCGATGAATATTACCTCAAACAGGTAGAAGGGTTAAGTCCGGACAAAAGTAAGCACCAGTTTTACATGACTATGGAACCg ACAACCGGAATTCCACTCGAAGTAGCTGCTCGGTTCCAGCTGAACATACTCATCGAACCCCATCCAAACATAGC TCTCTACGAAGGCGTGAAGCGAGTCTTCCTACCGGTGCTTTGGTTTGAACAGCACGTCACTATGAAGCCGGAATTTGTCGGAGAGATTGGTCATGCTCTCAGCATTCCGACGACGGGTCGTATTTGTGGTGTTGTGATGCTCATCCTCGGGATCACCATGATCGTTTGGACGCCAGCCGATCGAATGCTGTCTCGACGGAAGCGTCGTGATATCGTCAAGGACACTAGTACTGACAAGGCACTCTTGCAGCAAAACCTCTCTAAAGCAGCCATTCTGCTGCCGGAGAAGGAGAAAAAAGAATCGGTTACAATCATCGAGGCACATCCACTGATCGACCACAAACCGGTCAAATTGGTTAGTGAAAATGGGACGGCTCGGATGTGA